The genomic window CCTTGAGCCCACTGGGGGGCGCATCGTTTTTGACGGGCAGGATATCACGAGGCTTCCCACTTCGAGGTTGCGGCAGATTCGAAAAGACATGCAGATGATTTTTCAGGATCCCTTCAGTTCCCTCAATCCTCGTATGACGGTTCAGGCCATTCTCGAAGAAGGGCTCAGGGTGCATCGTGTCGTTCCCCGAGAAAGAATGCAGGAAGAGGTGGCGGGGCTTCTTGAACGAGTCGGCCTTTCCCGGGATTACATCCGGCGTTTTCCTCATGAGTTCTCGGGAGGGCAAAGGCAACGTATCAGTATCGCTCGGGCCATTGCCCTTCGTCCACGCCTTGTGGTTGCTGATGAGGCCCTTTCCTCTCTCGATGTCTCCGTGCGGGCCCAGGTTTTGAACCTCCTCCAAGAACTTAAGAAAGAGTACTCCCTCACCTACCTTTTCATATCTCACGACCTTGCCGTAGTTCGGCAGATTTCCCATCGGATTCTCGTCATGTACTTGGGAAAAGTGGTGGAGCTTGCCCCCAAAGGGGAATTCTTCACCCGTCCCCTTCATCCATACTCTGTGGCCCTCATTTCGGCGGTTCCTGTTCCTGATCCCGATGTGAAGCGGACTCGCATTATCCTGCGGGGGGACGTTCCGAGTCCTCTTCGACCTCCCTCGGGATGCCGTTTCCACACCCGTTGCCCCAAAGCTCAGGACATTTGCAGCGAGGTTGAGCCACCGTTTCGGGAAGTGGAACTGGGGCACTTTGTGGCCTGTCATTTCCCGGGATGCTTGAGGTTGGAGGAGTGAGTTGACGGAGCATAGAGAATATGGTATTTTTTTCTACCGTCTACGAAGACTCACAGGGAGGCGATTCGTATCGAGGTACGGTACCGGGTGAACCATCAAATCGGGGCGCGTGAGGTTCGGCTGATTTCCCCTGAGGGAACACAAATTGGGATTGTTCCCCTAAAGAAGGCGCTGCAGATGGCAGAGGAAGCTGGTCTTGACCTGGTTGAGGTTGGTCCCAATGCCAACCCTCCAGTGTGCAAGATCATGGATTACGGAAAGTTCCGGTACGAGAAGGAGAAAAAGGCAAAACTTTCCCGTAAAAAGCAGAAGGTTTCAGAGCTCAAGGAACTCAATATGCGCCCCAAAATCGATGAGCATGATTACCAGGTGAAGCTCCGGAGTGCTCTCCGTTTTCTGCAAGAGGGAAACCGAGTGAAGGTTACTGTTCGCTTCCGGGGAAGAGAGTTGGCATTCCAGGAGCGGGGACAGGAACTTCTCCGGAGAATGATTGAGGACCTCAAGGATGTAGGACGGGTGGAACAGGATATCAAAAGAGAAGGTTCTTCACTCACCGTTACTTTAGCACCGAAGAAGTGAGGAGGATAGAAAGCCATGCCTAAGATGAAAACCCATCGGGGTGCAGCTAAACGCTTCAAAATCACAGCCCATGGAAAGATCAAGCGTTCGCAGGCAGGAAAGAGTCACCTCC from Candidatus Caldatribacterium sp. includes these protein-coding regions:
- a CDS encoding ATP-binding cassette domain-containing protein encodes the protein MGSGEVLLRVENLKKYFPLRAGVFKKVVGWVRAVDGVSFEVFSGETLGIVGESGCGKSTLGMTILRLLEPTGGRIVFDGQDITRLPTSRLRQIRKDMQMIFQDPFSSLNPRMTVQAILEEGLRVHRVVPRERMQEEVAGLLERVGLSRDYIRRFPHEFSGGQRQRISIARAIALRPRLVVADEALSSLDVSVRAQVLNLLQELKKEYSLTYLFISHDLAVVRQISHRILVMYLGKVVELAPKGEFFTRPLHPYSVALISAVPVPDPDVKRTRIILRGDVPSPLRPPSGCRFHTRCPKAQDICSEVEPPFREVELGHFVACHFPGCLRLEE
- a CDS encoding translation initiation factor IF-3, whose product is MNHQIGAREVRLISPEGTQIGIVPLKKALQMAEEAGLDLVEVGPNANPPVCKIMDYGKFRYEKEKKAKLSRKKQKVSELKELNMRPKIDEHDYQVKLRSALRFLQEGNRVKVTVRFRGRELAFQERGQELLRRMIEDLKDVGRVEQDIKREGSSLTVTLAPKK